The genomic segment CCTGTCGGTGGCCAGCACGCTCGGCCTGACCAGTTCGATGATGGGCTGGCTGTGGAACCAGGGCCTGTCGATCGAGACGATCATCCCGCTCTGCGTCGTGATCGGCGCGATCTGCGGCGTGGTCAACGGCTTCCTGATCACCGGCCTGGGCCTGCCCTCGCTGGCGGTCACGATCGGCACGCTGGCCCTCTACCGCGGTCTCGCCTTCGTGGTGCTCGGCGACGGCGCGGTGGCCGACTTCCCGTGGAACTACACCGGCTGGGTCACCGGAACCATCGGTGGCGGCGCCGTACCCAATGTCCTGATCTTGATCGTGGTGCTCGCGCTCCTCTTCGGGATCGTGCAGCACGCCACCCCGTTCGGCCGCTCGCTCTACGCCATCGGCGCCAACGCGCAGGCCGCCCACTTCTCCGGGATCCGAGTCGCCCGTACGAAATTCTGGCTCTACGTCGTCAGTGGCGCGGTCGCCGGCCTGGTCGGTGTGCTGTGGACGCTGCGCTACTCCAGCGCCCGGGCCGACAACGGCTCGGGTCTCGAACTCGCCGTGGTCGCGGCCGTCCTGCTCGGCGGCGTCTCGATCTTCGGTGGAAAGGGCAGCCTGCCCGGTGTTCTCGCCGGTGTCGTGCTGCTGACCGCGCTGCAGAACGCGTTGCGCCTGGAGGACGTCTCCGGGCAGGCGCTCAACATCGTCACGGGCTCCCTGCTCGTGCTCTCCGTGCTGCTTCCGAACATCACCACCGCCGTACGCGGAAATTATCAGCGCCGCAGGCTGCGGCAAGCCGCCTCCCGATAGCCCTGAGTGAATGGAGTACACAGTGCTTCGCTCCCCCCGGACGTTACTGTCCGTTACTTCCGCCGCACTGCTCGTCGCAGGTCTGACCGCCTGTGGCGGCACCACCAAGGACAGCAACACCAACAGCGGTTCCGGCACGCAGGCCTCCGCGGCCGCCGACCCCAACGCGGCGATCAAGGAAGGCCTGAAGATCGCCTTCCTGCCGAAGCAGCTGAACAACCCGTACTCGGACGTCGAAACCGGCGGCGGCAAGGTCGCCGTGGACGAGCTCAAGGGCGAGTACAAGCTGGTCGGCCCGAACGACGCGTCCGCCTCGTCGCAGGTGTCCTACATCAACACACTGATCCAGCAGCAGCAGGACGTCATCGTGGTGGCGGCCAACGACCCCAACGCGGTCTGCCCGTCGCTCAACCAGGCCCGCGCGGCCAAGATCAAGGTCATCACGTTCGACTCGGACGCCTCCAAGGACTGCCGAGACGCGTTCATCAACCAGGCCACCACCCAGGGCATCGGCGAGTCGCTGGCCAAGATGGCGCTCGAGCAGGCCGGCGCCGACGGCGGCGAGATCGCGGTGCTCTCGGCCACCCCGAACGCCACGAACCAGAACTCCTGGATCGAGGTCATGAAGGAAGAGCTCAAGAAGCCCGACTACGCCAAGCTCAAGCTGGTCAAGGTCGCGTACGGCAACGACGACGACCAGAAGAGCTTCCAGGAAGCCCAGGGACTGCTGCAGTCGTACCCGAACCTCAAGGTCATCGTGGCCCCGACGACAGTCGGCATCGCGGCGGGCGCGCGCTACATCTCGTCGTCCAGCTACAAGGGCAAGGTCGCCGTGACCGGGCTCGGCCTGCCCAACCAGATGCGCGAGTACGTCAAGGACGGCACCGTCACCAAGTTCGCGCTCTGGAACCCGGCCGACATCGGCTACCTGGCCGCGTTCGCCGGCGCCGCCATGGCCTCGGGTCAGATCACCGGCGCCGAGGGCGAGAAGTTCAAGGCGGGCAAGCTCGGCGAATACACGATCGGCAAGGACGGCGAGATCGTGCTCGGCCCGCCGACCGAGTTCACCAAGGACAACATCGACCAGTTCAACTTCTGACAGCCATGCCCCGTTATTGCTTCCAGCTTCACGTCCGCCCCGAGCGGATGACGGAGTACGTGGAGCGGCACCAGTCCGTGTGGCCCGAGATGCAGGACGCACTCCGGGCCACCGGCTGGCGCAACTACTCCCTCTTCCTCCGCGACGACGGGCTGTTGATCGGCTACGTCGAAGCGGACGACCTCGAGGCGTCCCAGGCGGCAATGGCGGCGCTGGACGTCAACACCAGGTGGCAAGCGGAAATGGCGGAGTTCTTCGCCGGTGGCGGGCCCAACGACGAAGGGTTCCCGCTGCTCACCGAGGTGTTCCACCTTTCCGATTCTCAGGAGACCTCATGACCGACCTCGCCGCCGTCAAGCGCGCCCTGACGGCACAGCGCATCGAGACCCCGTCGTGGGCCTACGCCAACTCGGGAACCCGTTTCAAGGTGTTCGCCCAGCCGGGAGTGCCGCGTACGCCCGAGGAGAAGATCGCCGACGCCGCCACGGTGCACCGGTTCACCGGCGTCGCGCCCGCGGTGGCGTTGCACATCCCGTGGGACAAGGTGGACGACTACGCGGCCCTGACCTCGTACGCGCGGGACCTGGGGGTGGAGATCGGCGCGATCAACACGAACGTCTTCCAGGACGACGACTACAAGCTGGGCTCGGTCACCAACCCCGACGCCGGTATCCGGCGCAAAGCCACCGATCACCTGCTCGAGGCGATCGACATCATGAACCAGACCGGTTCGCGCGACCTGAAGCTGTGGTTCTCCGACGGCATCAACTACCCCGGCCAGGACGACCTGCGCGACCGCCAGGACCGCTTGGCCGCGGCGCTGCGCGAGGCGTACGACCGGCTCACCGGCGACCAACGTCTGCTGCTCGAATACAAGCTGTTCGAGCCGGCCTTCTACGCCACCGACGTGCCGGACTGGGGCACCTCGTACGCGCACTGTCTGGAACTCGGTGAACGGGCCACGGTCTGCATCGACACCGGACACCACGCCCCCAGCACCAACATCGAGTTCATCGTGGCGTTCCTGCTGCGCCAGAAGAAGCTCGGCGCGTTCGACTTCAACAGCCGCTTCTACGCCGACGACGACCTGATGGTGGGCGCGGCCGACCCGTTCCAACTGTTCCGCATCATGTACGAAATCGTCCGCGGCGGCGCGCTCGACCCGGCGTACGGGATCGCTTTCATGCTCGACCAGTGCCACAACATCGAGCGCAAGATCCCGGCCATCATCCGCTCGGTCATGAACGTGCAGGAAGCCACCGCGAAGGCCCTGCTGGTCGACCGCGACGCCCTGACCAGGGCCCAGCAGTCCGGCGACGTGCTGGAAGCGAACGCGGTCTTCATGGACGCCTACAACACCGACGTCCGCCCGCTGCTGGCCGAGGTCCGCGCCGACGCCGGCCTCGACCCCGACCCGGTCGCGGCCTACAAGGCCAGCGGCTACGACGAGAAAATCATCGCCGACCGCGTAGGCGGCACCCAAGCCGGCTGGGGCGCCTGATCCTTTCCTCGAATCGGCCCCGCGGATCTCTCATGACCCACGGGGCCGACGCGCCGGAGCAGCCGAATCAGAGCAAGCCGCGAGCTGTGGCAATGGCATAGGCGGCTAAGAGCCCGCCGTCGCCGACCTTTCCGGACGCGATCAGATCACGTAATTCGTCGACGGTCACCAGGCGGAATTCGTCGATGCCCTCGATCGTGGCGCCGTCCGGCAGGACGGCGTACGAGTCGATGTCCAGACGGGCCAGCCACAGCTCGCACGGGTTGTCGTCGACCAGCCGCCCCAGGAACTCCACCTTCTCGGCGGTGATGCCGATTTCTTCCCGCAACTCCCGGATGGCGGTCTCCGGCCCCTTGTCGCCGGGCTCGGCGAACCCCCGTGGCGTCTCCCACTGCCAGTCGCGGATGTGATGCCGGAACTGGCGGGTCAACAGGATCCGGCCGTCACCGAAGATCGGCAGAACGACGGCGCCTTCGGTGGGCGCCTGCGCCACCCAACGGATATAGGGACCCGTGTATCCGTCGCGGAACCGCACCGTGTCCCGCAGGGCGATGAAGAAGGCGTCCTCGTAGATCACGCCCATGTCGCCGTATTCCTCGGGCCGCCCCAGCTCGCGCAGTTTGGCCGCCGACCGGTTGGCCACCTCTTCCTGCACCTGCGAGTCGAAGACGATCTCGTAGGCGGCCCCCTCGGGATTGGCGAACAGGGCCGGGCGCTCGGCCCGGAGCTCGTCGTAGCGGGCCAGCCGCTGAGCGCGGCGAGCAGCGCGGATGGCGTCGTCTGTGCTCAAGTCGTCCTCCATCAGGCTCGTACCGGCAGCCTAGAACACCTGGCCGATCGGTCCGATCCCTCTGGACTGTCGGAGCACCGACTCTTACTCGTTGTGCGATCACTTGTGGACACACTGACTGATACTTATGGGGTTCCCACCTTGAGGAGGCCCCGTGGATCGCATGGACGGCGCTCTACCGCCCAACCGCGACATCGTCGAGATCGACCTCGGTGACGGCACAACGATCCCGGTCGAGGTGACCATCGAGCCCAACGGCGACTTCGCCCCGGGCGGCCGCAGCGACGCCGCCTTCGGTGACTGGTTCCGCGGCGACCGGCGCGCGGCTTTGAGCACGACTCCCACCGTCAAGGCCATGACCCGATGGGTGCATTCCCAGTTGCAGGACGTCGACACGCTGCTTCCCGACCGCGTCACCCTGGAGATGGGCGTCAAGCTGGTGGCCAAGTCCCCCGATCTGGTAACTCCGGTGCTGGGCCAGGTCGGCGGTGAGACGTCCCTGCTCATCCGCCTCGAGTGGGACCTCGGCCAGGCCGCCGCCGGCAAAGCCGCGCCGGCCCCGGCAGAGGGCGACCAGGATGATGACGATCGGAACAGCGACCAGCAGTCAACGTCCGGCACGGACGGCTGACGCGACCGATGCCGACGGCACTTGACGAGTTGGGCCGCCGCTCCCTGGTCCAGATCCGCCGGAACCGCGACCAGTTCCTCGGGGTCGGCTTCGTCGTCGCGCCGGGCCTCGTGGTGACCAACGCCCATGTCGCCGAGGAGAACGTCCAGGTCTGGTTCGCCGGTGAACCGCACGCGTGCACGGTGCGGCGCTACCCCGCGGAACGCACCGAAAGTCCGGAGTGGCCCTGGCCCGACCTCGCCGAACTGACTGTTCCGACCCTCGAGGCGGAGCCGGTGCTGCTGGGGCCGCCCTTCACCGATGCCCGGGACATCGCAGGTCTGGGCGAGGTACGGGTGCCTACCTTCGACCTCGCGTACGTGGCGGCCGGCCCCGAGCGCCTCGAGATGATCACCAAGCGGCTCGTGGTCTCGATGACCGGGGACAGCCTGATCGGCCTGGGGG from the Paractinoplanes abujensis genome contains:
- a CDS encoding ABC transporter permease; the protein is MSEARKRLTSWDSIILVLTVLVLIIASLSVDNFGTSRNFTFMVLDLLPIILIALPMTMIIVTGEIDLSVASTLGLTSSMMGWLWNQGLSIETIIPLCVVIGAICGVVNGFLITGLGLPSLAVTIGTLALYRGLAFVVLGDGAVADFPWNYTGWVTGTIGGGAVPNVLILIVVLALLFGIVQHATPFGRSLYAIGANAQAAHFSGIRVARTKFWLYVVSGAVAGLVGVLWTLRYSSARADNGSGLELAVVAAVLLGGVSIFGGKGSLPGVLAGVVLLTALQNALRLEDVSGQALNIVTGSLLVLSVLLPNITTAVRGNYQRRRLRQAASR
- the rhaS gene encoding rhamnose ABC transporter substrate-binding protein, translated to MLRSPRTLLSVTSAALLVAGLTACGGTTKDSNTNSGSGTQASAAADPNAAIKEGLKIAFLPKQLNNPYSDVETGGGKVAVDELKGEYKLVGPNDASASSQVSYINTLIQQQQDVIVVAANDPNAVCPSLNQARAAKIKVITFDSDASKDCRDAFINQATTQGIGESLAKMALEQAGADGGEIAVLSATPNATNQNSWIEVMKEELKKPDYAKLKLVKVAYGNDDDQKSFQEAQGLLQSYPNLKVIVAPTTVGIAAGARYISSSSYKGKVAVTGLGLPNQMREYVKDGTVTKFALWNPADIGYLAAFAGAAMASGQITGAEGEKFKAGKLGEYTIGKDGEIVLGPPTEFTKDNIDQFNF
- a CDS encoding L-rhamnose mutarotase, producing MPRYCFQLHVRPERMTEYVERHQSVWPEMQDALRATGWRNYSLFLRDDGLLIGYVEADDLEASQAAMAALDVNTRWQAEMAEFFAGGGPNDEGFPLLTEVFHLSDSQETS
- the rhaI gene encoding L-rhamnose isomerase, coding for MTDLAAVKRALTAQRIETPSWAYANSGTRFKVFAQPGVPRTPEEKIADAATVHRFTGVAPAVALHIPWDKVDDYAALTSYARDLGVEIGAINTNVFQDDDYKLGSVTNPDAGIRRKATDHLLEAIDIMNQTGSRDLKLWFSDGINYPGQDDLRDRQDRLAAALREAYDRLTGDQRLLLEYKLFEPAFYATDVPDWGTSYAHCLELGERATVCIDTGHHAPSTNIEFIVAFLLRQKKLGAFDFNSRFYADDDLMVGAADPFQLFRIMYEIVRGGALDPAYGIAFMLDQCHNIERKIPAIIRSVMNVQEATAKALLVDRDALTRAQQSGDVLEANAVFMDAYNTDVRPLLAEVRADAGLDPDPVAAYKASGYDEKIIADRVGGTQAGWGA
- a CDS encoding NUDIX hydrolase, with amino-acid sequence MSTDDAIRAARRAQRLARYDELRAERPALFANPEGAAYEIVFDSQVQEEVANRSAAKLRELGRPEEYGDMGVIYEDAFFIALRDTVRFRDGYTGPYIRWVAQAPTEGAVVLPIFGDGRILLTRQFRHHIRDWQWETPRGFAEPGDKGPETAIRELREEIGITAEKVEFLGRLVDDNPCELWLARLDIDSYAVLPDGATIEGIDEFRLVTVDELRDLIASGKVGDGGLLAAYAIATARGLL
- a CDS encoding CU044_2847 family protein, giving the protein MDGALPPNRDIVEIDLGDGTTIPVEVTIEPNGDFAPGGRSDAAFGDWFRGDRRAALSTTPTVKAMTRWVHSQLQDVDTLLPDRVTLEMGVKLVAKSPDLVTPVLGQVGGETSLLIRLEWDLGQAAAGKAAPAPAEGDQDDDDRNSDQQSTSGTDG